In a genomic window of Lagopus muta isolate bLagMut1 chromosome 2, bLagMut1 primary, whole genome shotgun sequence:
- the LOC125688588 gene encoding MAD2L1-binding protein — protein sequence MAALGETESPGAVAAPGSQTSPLLTVETPLAPERGRGRRSRRSTPAALSPAVSVVFPGAVSRESCCRFACELLKHVLHQRHQLPLPYEQLAYFCRRATQDGDMIKKPPSVGLASKKCQQVLVELEAVLQHLEVMFSLTLVPRVLILLGGNVVSPKELYELNLEGICVGSAEKSLKTTSCVRKLFHSLFIADVFSELKALPVTSTVVMLQGHRNCGVEWFRPKLNYKVPTRGKKLTINLSCDGDIDISASAPQIMTSAWEDYIWFQAPVTLKGFHE from the exons ATGGCTGCCCTGGGGGAAACGGAGTCGCCTGGTGCGGTGGCGGCTCCGGGTTCTCAGACCTCCCCGCTTCTTACGGTAGAGACGCCGCTAGCCCCAGAGCGCGGCCGTGGGAGGAGGTCCCGGCGGAGCACGCCGGCGGCGCTCAGCCCCGCCGTGTCCGTGGTGTTCCCGGGCGCCGTGAGCCGAGAGAGCTGCTGCCGCTTTGCCTGCGAGCTCCTGAAGCACGTCCTGCACCAGCGGCACCAGCTGCCGCTGCCCTACGAACAGCTCGCCTACTTCTGCCGGCGGGCCACGCAG GATGGAGATATGATCAAGAAGCCACCTTCTGTGGGCTTAGCAAGCAAGAAGTGCCAGCAGGTGCTGGTGGAACTGGAGGCAGTGCTCCAGCACCTGGAAGTGATGTTCAGCTTGACACTGGTTCCCCGTGTTCTTATTCTGCTTGGAGGCAATGTTGTGAGCCCCAAGGAGCTTTATGAGCTCAACTTAGAAGGGATCTGTGTGGGCAGTgctgagaaaagcctgaaaaCCACATCCTGCGTGCGTAAGCTTTTTCACTCGCTCTTCATTGCAGATGTCTTCAGTGAACTTAAAGCTCTTCCAGTCACAAGCACTGTTGTTATGCTCCAAGGGCATCGCAACTGTGGTGTGGAGTGGTTTCGGCCCAAGCTCAACTACAAAGTGCCAACCAGAGGAAAGAAACTGACTATTAATTTGTCCTGCGATGGAGATATCGATATAAGTGCCTCAGCTCCTCAGATTATGACTTCTGCTTGGGAGGACTACATATGGTTTCAAGCACCAGTGACACTTAAGGGCTTTCATGAATGA